The following nucleotide sequence is from Anaerobiospirillum thomasii.
CGCTAATAGTAGCACCTGCAATAGCTGAAGCGGCAAGAATAGATAAAGCAATTTTTTTCATAATATATACCCTTATAATTTGTTGATTAACTCTATGGTTCTAGTATAGAAATAAAGACTTTGATTTAACTTAGGTATGTTAAATTTCTATTAAATTTCAATACAGGTCAGATAGCTTTCTCTCTAACATATTGAAAAACATGGTTTTTTATTTTATGCCCCTATAAAAAATTTTTAAATATAATTATTGGGCGTAGATCAAATGGGCTCTTTTATCATGGAAAAAGGCATCTGGCAGTAAAAAATAGCCCTCTAAAAAGGCTGAATCTACAAATACAGTCTTGAACATTGTCATATCCTGTACCTGTGAGAGTGCCTCATAGACTAAAGTTGAGCAGTAAAAATCCCCCTCAGCTCCATTTAAAACAAATGCAATGCCAAGCTTTTTTTGTAGATAGGCAGCAATCTTGCTTCTATCTTTTTCATCTAATGGGTAGCGCATAACTCCAAGAGATCTAGCATTATCTAAAAAATCCTCAAGGCTTTGCTCTATTACCATGTTTTTACTCTCATCCACATCATCTGTAGTTGCATGTATGACTTTAATGGGATTTACAGAGGCTACCATGGCCACATGCGAGTATGTTGAATCTGTGGCTGTGACAATAACATAACTGTCAACGCCTGTGCCCATACGCAATAGCACATCACCAACCTGTAGCTGTGGCAGGTTATCAAATGACTTTTTACTACAAGTCAGATCATTGCCATATTTAGAATAAACAAAGCCTGCTACAGACAGCAGGCTGATTATACATAGTGTAATAAGCAGACTTTTTAATTTAAAAGACATGTATCAATTACAGGAGGATCTTCCACTCACCCTTTTTATCTTTGATAAGATTGAAGCTATCAACTTTGCTTTCACCGTCATTTAAAGTGAGTTCAACTCTGGCACTCTTGCGTTTTTCATCGGTCTTATCATCTGTAACATCAACAAGTTTTACACTCTTGACACCGCCTCTGGCTTTGATCTGTTCGCTGGTGCCCTTGACCATGACATTGATCTTACCCTTGGCAAAGTCCTTTTGCGCAGCTTCCATTTCATCTAGGTATAGATAAGAAAAACATTTGTCGGCATTGCCATCTATCATAGCCTGTGTAAATTCAACAGCCACATCGCCAGGCTTGCTACCACCGCAGGCACTGACCATAAACAGGACACATGCTGTAAATGCCAGTAATAAGTATTTTTTTAAAGACTTCATGCTTATATCTCCTGATATTTTTTTGTTAAAGCTAATTATAAAGTTATCACCTTTAGAATTTCTATCGTATCAGACAAGTATTTTGTAAAGTTATGAAAAAGGCCCTATTTACCATAGAGCCTCTTTGAGCTAACTACATTATAAAGCTTTTTAATTATTTATTGCCAACTGCTATCTCTTTCATATCTGACATATAGGCACGCAGTGTTCTGCCTACAGTCTCAATCTCATGAGATCTGATAGCCTCGTTGACTTTGATAAGCTCAAGGTTATCAACACCATCATCACAGCTTTGCAGGCCGACACCTATTACATCAGTACCTACACCATCCATAAAATCTTTGAGCAGTGGGATTGCTGCATTGGCAAACAGATAGTTGCCATACTCGGCTGTATCTGAAATAACAACATTCATCTCATAGAGCCTGCGTCTTGCAATAGTATTGGCAATTAAAGGCAGCTCATGTAATGACTCATAGTAGGCAGACTCTGGGTAGATGCCTGATCTGGTCATAGTCTCAAAGGCTAACTCAATGCCGGCCTTGCAGAAGGCAACCAGTAAAATGCCCTTGTCAAAATACTCCTGCTCTGAGATCTTGGTATCACACTCAGGCGCATTTTCAAAGTCTGATTTGGCAAAGTTTTCACGCCAGGTATGCAGCTTTACATCATCATTGGCCCAGTCTTCCATCATGACACGTGAAAACTCACCACTTTCAATATCATCCATATGCTTTAGATATAAATCTGTCATAATCTCCTTAAGATCTTCGGCAAGATAGAATGCCTTAATCTTGGCTTTATTGGACAGTCTGTCCATCATGTGGGTAATACCGCCCTGCTTTAAGGCCTCACAAATGGTCTCCCATCCAAACTGAATCAGTTTGCAGGCATAAGCCTTATCAACACCGCTTTGAACCATCTTGTCAAAGCATAAAATAGAAGCAGCCTGCAGCACACCGCATAAAATAGTCTGCTCACCCATAAGATCTGATTTAACCTCAGCCACAAATGATGATTTAAGACATCCTGCTCTGTGACCACCAGTTGCTGCAGCCCAGGCCTTGGCAATAGCCCAGCCCTCACCGTTTGGATCATTCTCCTTATGTACTGCAATCAAGGTTGGTACACCAAAACCTCTTCTGTACTCTTCACGTACCTCGGTACCTGGTGATTTTGGAGCCATCATAACTACAGTCAGATCCTTTCTAATCTGCTGACCTACCTCAACAATATTAAAACCATGTGAATAGCCTATAGCTGCACCATGCTTCATCAGCGGCATCACAGCCTCAACTACAGATGAATGCTGTTTATCAGGAGTAAGATTGATAACAAGATCAGCACTAGGAATAACCTCTTCATAGGTACCAACCTTAAATCCGTTCTCTGTGGCTCTTACAAATGAGGCACGCTTTTGCTCAATAGCCTCGGCTCGAAGTGCATAGCTGACATCAAGTCCGCTGTCGCGCATATTAAGACCCTGATTGAGACCCTGAGCACCGCAGCCTATGATGACAACCTTCTTACCCTTTAAAAAGTCACAGCCGTCGGTAAACTCGGATCTGTCCATAAACTCACAGCATCCAAGCTGAGCCAATTGCTCACGCAGATTCAATGTGTTGAAATAGTTAGCCATATTAATTCACCTTTATGAATGTCCAATGTTTTATCTTTAAATCTATACTAATCGTATGTTTTAAAAATTGCTACATATAATTTAATATATTGCAATTTTTGCAATGTTGGACTATTATTGCACATAATTAGTGCAAGAATTGATTTATACTTGGGTATAAGGCTTATGATTGATTTAAAAGATGCATCCTATTTCTTAAGACTGTGTCAGACCAAAAATCTTACACAATCGGCAAAAATCCTTAATATAAGCCCCTCCACCCTCTCGCGTATCATTTCACGACTTGAGGACTATCTTGGTGTCTCTTTGTGCAAAAGAGATCCAAAAGGTATAGAAATCACCAAGGAAGGCTATCTTTTTGCAGCCTTTGCCAAAAAATGTCTTAAAGATT
It contains:
- the ilvC gene encoding ketol-acid reductoisomerase, translated to MANYFNTLNLREQLAQLGCCEFMDRSEFTDGCDFLKGKKVVIIGCGAQGLNQGLNMRDSGLDVSYALRAEAIEQKRASFVRATENGFKVGTYEEVIPSADLVINLTPDKQHSSVVEAVMPLMKHGAAIGYSHGFNIVEVGQQIRKDLTVVMMAPKSPGTEVREEYRRGFGVPTLIAVHKENDPNGEGWAIAKAWAAATGGHRAGCLKSSFVAEVKSDLMGEQTILCGVLQAASILCFDKMVQSGVDKAYACKLIQFGWETICEALKQGGITHMMDRLSNKAKIKAFYLAEDLKEIMTDLYLKHMDDIESGEFSRVMMEDWANDDVKLHTWRENFAKSDFENAPECDTKISEQEYFDKGILLVAFCKAGIELAFETMTRSGIYPESAYYESLHELPLIANTIARRRLYEMNVVISDTAEYGNYLFANAAIPLLKDFMDGVGTDVIGVGLQSCDDGVDNLELIKVNEAIRSHEIETVGRTLRAYMSDMKEIAVGNK
- a CDS encoding YiiX/YebB-like N1pC/P60 family cysteine hydrolase — protein: MSFKLKSLLITLCIISLLSVAGFVYSKYGNDLTCSKKSFDNLPQLQVGDVLLRMGTGVDSYVIVTATDSTYSHVAMVASVNPIKVIHATTDDVDESKNMVIEQSLEDFLDNARSLGVMRYPLDEKDRSKIAAYLQKKLGIAFVLNGAEGDFYCSTLVYEALSQVQDMTMFKTVFVDSAFLEGYFLLPDAFFHDKRAHLIYAQ
- a CDS encoding DUF4878 domain-containing protein — its product is MKSLKKYLLLAFTACVLFMVSACGGSKPGDVAVEFTQAMIDGNADKCFSYLYLDEMEAAQKDFAKGKINVMVKGTSEQIKARGGVKSVKLVDVTDDKTDEKRKSARVELTLNDGESKVDSFNLIKDKKGEWKILL